Part of the Pseudomonas sp. P8_241 genome is shown below.
CGCCGGTGTTCAACCTGCCCAACTTCACCTACATCACCACACCGTCGAATGCGTCAATCAACGCAAGCCACGGCGGGTTCGACAACGACCGACCGACGCAACGGCGCATTGTTGAACAAGTGCACAAAAGCCTGGCGAACATCAATGGTTCGGCGGGACAGACGCCGGTCGGGGCGAAGGCACCGGCGGCCAAACCAAAAAAAGCAGCGGCGCGCAAATGACGGGGGGATCGCTTCACCGCTGCGGCGCCACCATGCGAAAACGAATGTTGATGTCGTTGGACACCATGCTGTCCGCCCACTCCCCCTCGCCCATCTTGAAATCGTCGCGCTTGAGGATCAGTTCGCCATCGAAAATGCCAATGGCGTTCTCTGATTTGAGCACCACCGGCACAATCACCTGCCGCGTCTGACCTCTGAGGGTGAGGTTGCCAGTGAAGGTGTAGCGGTCGTTCCCGAGGTCCTGAATGGCCGTCGACTCGAAAACGGCCTTGGGAAAGTTTTGTGTGTCGAACCACGCCGGTTTTTGCAGTTCGGTCTTGGCGTCGCTGCTGTCGATATCAATGCTCGCCAGGTCAATCGTCAGCGCGGCATGGGCGACGGCGGGGTTTTGCGTATCAAATTCGATTTGCCCTTCGAACTTGCCGAAGGTGCCATAAACCTTCGAACCCATCTGCTG
Proteins encoded:
- a CDS encoding YceI family protein, encoding MNPRILRFVALAGVATLGVVPRADAVEYTAVNNTASTISFTYQQMGSKVYGTFGKFEGQIEFDTQNPAVAHAALTIDLASIDIDSSDAKTELQKPAWFDTQNFPKAVFESTAIQDLGNDRYTFTGNLTLRGQTRQVIVPVVLKSENAIGIFDGELILKRDDFKMGEGEWADSMVSNDINIRFRMVAPQR